CCGCGCTCGCCCGCATGGTCGACGAGGACCGACTGAACCTCATCATCCGCACGCCACGCCAGCAGGGCCTCGATCATCGCCTCGCACATGGCACGGTTCAGGGCGTGGATCGCCTTGGGCCGGTTCAGGGTGATGCGGCCGACACCGTTTTCGATGCGGGTGATGACTTCGGCTTCGCTCATTTCGCCAGCTCCCGCGCGATGATCACCCGCATGATCTCGTTCGTGCCTTCCAGGATGCGGTGGACCCGCAGGTCGCGCACGATCCGCTCCAGCGGATAGTCCTTCAGGTAGCCGTAGCCGCCGTGCAGCTGCAGCGCCTGATCGGCGATCTGGAAGCAGGCGTCGGTGGTCAGGCGCTTGGCCATGGCGCACCATTTGGTCTTTTCCGGGTGGCCCGTGTCGATGGCCCAGGCGCCGCGCAGCACCATCAGGCGGGCGGCCTCAAGGTCCGTGGCCATGTCCGCCAGCTCGAACTGGGTGTTCTGGAACTGGCCGATCGCCTGACCGAACTGCTTGCGGCCCGCGACGTATTCCTGAGCCGTCTCCAGCGCCAGACGCGCCCCGCCCAGCGAGCAGGCGGCGATGTTAAGGCGCCCGCCGTCCAGGCCGGCCATGGCGTATTTGAAGCCCGCGCCTTCCTCGCCCACCAGATTGGCGACCGGCACGCTACAGTCGTCAAAGCTGACCACGGCGGTCGGCTGGGCGTTCCAGCCCATCTTCTTCTCATTGGCGCCGAACGACAGACCCGGCGTCCCCGCCTCAACCACGAGGGTCGAGATGCCCTTCGGCCCCTCGCCGCCCGTACGAACCATGACGACATAGACGTCGGACGTCCCCGCGCCCGAAATGAAGGCCTTGGATCCGTTCAGCACATAGTGGTCGCCATCGCGCACCGCCGTCGTCCGCAGCGCCGCCGCGTCCGAGCCCGAGCCCGGCTCGGTCAGGCAGTAGCTGGCGATCTTCTCCATCCCGACCAGCGACGGCACGAAGCGCGCCCGCAGTTCGGCCGAACCGAAGCTGTCGATCATCCATGTCGCCATGTTGTGGATCGAGATGAAGGCCGCCGTCGCCACATCGCCGCGCGACAGCTCCTCGAAGATCAGCGCCGCCTCGACCCGGCCCAGGCCCATGCCGCCGTGCTCCTCGCCCGTATAGATGCCGGCGAAGCCCATCTCGGCGGCAGCCTTCAGCACGTCGACCGGGAAATGCTTGTCCTCGTCCCAGCGGGCCGAGTGCGGCGCCAGTTCGGCGTCGGCGAAGGCGCGGGCCGCGTCCTGGATGGCGCGTTGATCGTCGTTGAGGGCGAAGTCCATGGAAGCTCCCGAGTCTGGTCTGCCCTCTGACGGGGCGTTCGCGGCGCTTCTAACGGGTGCCGGCGCGCGCGTCACCCCGCGCGACCCTTCCCTTCTTTCGTCATCCTCCGACGGAGCGCAGCGGAGATCGGGGGACCCCGCGGCGCCCGTCAGGGCGAAAGGCCCACGCGCGTCGCTCGCAGCAAGGATCGCCTTCGGCGCCGCTGGGTCCCCCGGTCGCGCCGCTTCGCGGCTTGCCGGAGGATGACGAAAGAGAGGGGCGTATTTTGCCTCTCCCTCCGCTTTGTTTTAAGCCGCGCTCATGACCATGCCCTTCCAGCCCGCCGCCTTCCCCTACGCCCGCCCGCGTCGCCTGCGTTCGCAGCCGTGGGTGCGCCGTCTGGTCGCCGAGACGACCTTGACGCCGGCCGACCTGATCTGGCCGCTGATCGTCCACGACGGCCCTGAAGACCGTCAGCCCGTCGCCTCCATGCCGGGCGTCTTCCGCCTGTCGCCCAAGGAGGCCGCCAAGGCCGCTGTCGAGGCGCGCGACCTGGGCATCCCGATGGTCGCCCTGTTCCCGAACGTGAACGACAGCCTCAAGGACGCCGTCGGCACGGCCGCCAGCGACCCGGACGGCCTGATCCCCGACTGCATCCGCGCCATCAAGGACGCCGCGCCCGAGATCGGCGTCATGACCGACGTGGCGCTGGACTGCTACACCGACCACGGCCACGACGGCGTTCTGGAGAACGGTCGCATCGTCAACGACCCGACCTTGGAGCGGCTGGCCGAGCAGGCCTTCATCCATGCCCACGCCGGCGCCGACGCCGTGGCCCCATCCGACATGATGGACGGCCGCGTCCAGGCCATCCGCGAGGCGCTGGAGGCCAACGGCCTCAGCGACACCCTGATCATCAGCTACGCGGCCAAATACGCCTCAGCCTTCTACGGCCCCTATCGCGACGCCGTGGGCTCGTCCAAGTCGCTGACCGGCGACAAGAAGACCTATCAGATGGACTTCGCCAACGCCGAAGAGGCCCTGCGCGAAGTGGCGATGGACCTGTCGGAAGGCGCCGACGCCCTGATCGTCAAGCCGGGCCTGCCCTACCTGGATATCGTCCGCCTGGTCTCGCAGACCTTCAAGGTGCCGACCTTCGCCTATCAGGTGTCCGGCGAGTACGCGATGATGCAGGCCGCCTTCGCCAACGGCTGGCTGGACCCGGATCGCGCCATCCTGGAAAGCCTGCACGCCTTCAAGCGCGCGGGGGCCTCGGGCGTCATCAGCTACTTCGCGCCGCAAGCCGCGCGGATGATGGGCTGACCGCTTTCCTTCTCCCCTTGTGGGAGAAGGTGGACGGCGAAGCCGGACGGATGAGGGGTTGCGGGACCTTCAACGCGCTCCTTCATCCAGCGTTGAGAGACCCCTCATCCGGCCCTGACGAGCCACCCTTCTCCCACAAGGGGAGAAGGAAGCGTCACGCCGTCGGATCGACGGCCTTGCCGTACTGGCCGCGGAAATAGGTCAAGGCGTCCCCCGGCCGGGTGTCGAACGCCTCGACCTGGCCGACGATGACTAGGTGGTCGCCCATGACGATGCGGTCGTGGGTGCGGCAGCTCAGGCGGGTCACGGCGTTCAGCAGGCGCGGCGGCGCGGGATCGTCCACCGCGAATTCGTCGTCCGACAGGCGGCACACGCCCCAGGCGAAGCGGTCGGACATGGCCTGGTCCTCGACCGGCAGCATATGGACGGCGAAGCAGTCGGCGCCGGCGAAGGCGTCGTGGCGGTCGGACTTCACGTCCAGGCACCACAGCACCAACGGCGGATCCAGCGACACCGAGGTGAAGCTGTTCACCGTGATCCCCAGCGGCCCCTCGGCCGTGTGGGCCGTGACCACGCAGACGCCGGTCGCGAAACCGCCCAACGCCCGGCGATAGGCGCGAGAGTCGAAATCGGCGGGGGAAGCGGACGCGTCGGACATGGCCCTCAGCTAGGCCGTGCATGGCCGCGCGGCAAGGGCGCCTCGCAACCGCTTCTTAAGGCCCGCATGGGATTCAGGCTGAACGCATACGGTTAAGACGGACCCCGCCCATGGCGCTGAACGATCGCCCGATCCTCATCAAGAAGGTGAAGAAGGTCTCCGGCGGCGGCCACCACGGCGGTGCCTGGAAGGTGGCCTACGCCGATTTCGTCACGGCCATGATGGCCTTCTTCCTGCTGATGTGGCTGATCAACACGACCGACCCGGAGCAGAAGCGCGGCATCGCCGAATACTTCGCCCCGGCCAACGTCTCGGCCTCGACCTCGGGGTCGGGCGGCATCCTGGGCGGCACATCGCTGGGCGATTCCGAAGGGGCCAAGGGCGCGGGCTCCAACGCGGTCATCGAACAGCTGGCGCCCCAGGCCCCCGACGCCCCGCAGGACGCGGGTCAGAACTCCAACCTGGCCGCTGCCAGCGAAGCCGCCCTGCGCGCCGAGATCGCCCGCCGCGAGGCCGCCGACTTCGCCAGCGCCGCCGAAAGCCTGCGCCAGGCCATGCAGTCCATGCCGGAACTGGCCGAGCTGTCGAAACAGCTGATCATCGACCAGACGCCCGAGGGCCTGCGCATCCAGCTGGTCGACCAGGAAGGCCGCTCCATGTTCGAGAACGGCTCCTCGCGCCCGAACGCCCGCGCCCAGCTGCTGCTGCGCGCCGTGGCCAAGGTGATCAACCGCCTGCCCAACCGCATCTCCATCAGCGGCCACACCAGCGCCGTCGCCGGCTCCAGCCGCGCCAGCAGCCCCGGCGACTGGCCCCTGTCCTCGGCCCGCGCCGACGCCTCGCGCCTGACGCTGCAGGGCGCGGGCGTGAACGCCGACCGGGTCTATTCCGTGGCGGGCAAGGCGGGGTCCGACCCCCTCTATCCCGACGACCCCTCGCTGGCGGGCAACCGCCGCATCGCCATCGTCCTGCTGCGCGAGGCCCCGGTCCTGCCCACCGACACCAGCCTTTGACGCCTCGGCGTTAGGTCGACCTTGCGAAATCCTCTCCTTGGGCGCCAAATCAAGGACATGAGCCACCGCGCGCCTGATCATTATCGCCAGAGCGGGAAACGGAACTGACGCCGTGACCCAGCACTTCTTCTCGCGCCAGCTTCGCTTCTTCATGACGGCCAGCGCGCCCTGCCCCTATCTGCCGGGTCAGTTCGAGCGCAAGGTCTTCGCCAACCTGCCGTTCAGCGACGGGGCCGACGTCAACGACGCCCTGACCCAGGCCGGTTTCCGTCGCAGCCAGAACATCGCCTATCGTCCGGCGTGCGAGGCCTGCATCGCCTGCGTCTCGGTGCGCATTCCGGTGGCGGATTTCCAGCCCTCGCGCTCGCGCCGCCGTATCCTGGCCCGCAACGCCGACCTGTCGCGCGACCTGGTCGAGGCCGAGGCGACGATGGAGCAGTTCGACCTGCTGCGCCGCTACCTGACCGCCCGCCACCCCGGCGGCGGCATGAGCGACATGGGCTGGCTGGACTATGTCTCCATGGTCGAGGACACGGCCGTGCGCACCCATCTGATCGAATACCGCCTGACCAGCCAAGACGACGGCCCCGGCCGCCTGGTCGGCGTCAGCCTGACCGACCTGCTGCACGACGGCCTGTCGATGGTCTACAGCTTCTTCGACCCGGATCTGGAGCGCCGCAGCCTGGGCCGCTTCGCCATCCTGGACCATCTGCGCCAGGCCGAGACGGCGGGCCTGCCGTATGTGTATCTGGGCTACTGGGTCCAGGGCTCGCCCAAGATGGACTACAAGGCAGAGTTCCGCCCGCTTGAGGCGTTGCGCCCCTGGGGCTGGGAGCGCCTCTAACGCCCTTCTCCCCTTGTGGGAGAAGGTGGCAGGCGAAGCCTGACGGATGAGGGGTTGCGGGACCTTCAACTCGCAACCTGCTCCTAGCGTTGAGAGACCCCTCATCCGGCCCTGACGGGCCACCTTCTCCCACAAGGGGAGAAGGGATTAGGTCGTCGGCACGGCCGTGCCGGTCTGGCCCCACGGCCCGCCGTCCCGGCCGCCCGCGAACTTCACCAGCGCCGCGATCCGCTTCTCGATCGGTGGATGGGTCGCGAACAGGCCGGCGAAGTCCGCCTTGTCCGCCGTATTGTCCAGGAACAGGCCGCGCAGTTCGTCGGGCGCCTCGATCTTCGACTGGCCCGATACCTTGCGTAGCGCCGAGATCATGGCGTCCGGGTTCTTGGTCAGCTCCACCGCCCCGGCGTCCGCCACATATTCCCGCGTCCGCGACAGGGTCATGCGGATGATGGTCGCCAGGCCGAAGCCGATCACCCCGACGGCCAGGCCGATCAGGATCAGGGGCATGGCGTTCTTGTTGTCCCGGCTGCGTCCGCCGCGCATATAGAACAGGCTGCGGAACACCAGTTCGGCCACCACGCTGATGATCCCCGCGAAGATCGAGGCGATCACCATGGTCCGCACGTCCTTGTTGATGACGTGGGTCAGCTCATGGGCCAGGACGCATTCCATCTCGTCGCGGCTCAGGGTCTGCATCAGGCCGCGCGTGACGGTGACGCTGTAGTTCCCTTCATGCAGGCCGGAGGCATAGGCGTTGAGCGACGGGCTCTCGATGATGCGCAGCGTCGGCGTGCGCAGCCCCCGCGAGATCGCCAGGTTTTCCAGCAGATTGTAGAGCTCCGGCTCGACCCGGCGCTCGACCTTCCTGGCCCCGGTCATGGCGTCGATCATCACCTGATTGCCGAAATAGGCGATGACGAACCAGACGCCCGCCACGACCAGCGCCGTCGGCACGGTCCAGCCCAGCATGGAGGCCGCCAGAGCCAGGTCCTGGCCCAGGTCGCCACCCGAGTTGGACAGCAGACCGAAGCCCATCATCAGCACCTGGCTGCCGAACAGCAGGCCGACAAGCAGCACCGGAAACCCGGCCAGCAGGATCACCGACCGGGTGTTGTTCTTCCAGATGTGGGTCTTGAGGCCGACGGCCTGACCGAAAACCGCCATTGGGGCTTAGAACTTCACCGTCGGCGGGGCCGCGTTCAGGCCCGCGCGCTCGCTCTCGCCCACGTCGAAGAAGGGCTTGTCCGAGCCGAAACCGAACATCCCGGCGAACAGGACGGTCGGGAACTGACGGCGCACGGCGTTGAACTCGCTGACCGCATTGTTGAAGAAGCGGCGCGCGGCGGCCAGCTTGTTCTCGATGTCCGACAGGTCCATCTGCAGCTGCTGGAAGTTGGCGTTGGCCTTCAGGTCCGGATAGGCCTCCGACACGGCGAACAGGCGGCCCAGGGCGCCGGTCAGCATGTTCTCGGCCTGCACCTTGTCGTTGACGGTCGTGGCCCCAGCGGCGGCGGCCCGCGCCTGGGTCACGGCGTCCAGGGTGCCGCGCTCGTGCGTGGCGTAGCCCTTCACCGTCTCGACCAGATTGGGGATCAGGTCCTGACGCTGCTTCAACTGCACGTCGATGTCGGCGAACGACTGGTTCGCCGACTGGTCCAGCGCCACCAGGCGATTGTAGGCGCCGACCACGACGAACAGCAGAATGGCGACGATGACGCCGATGACGATCAGGGTGATCATGGGGCCTCCTTGGAAAGATCAGGCCCGATTATGCGGCCCCTCCTGCATCGCGCCTAATGAAAATCCCGACAGGCGCGATCAACCGACGCACCCGGTTGCGCAGTGAAAGAACAGCGTACTACGTGTATGGCATGAAGATCAGAGATCAAGCCCTCACCGTCGTACTGAGCATCGGAGCGGTGGCTGCGGGGATCGCCTTCATGGCTTTCCTGGCCGCCTTCCTGTTCAGCGTCTACGTGTCGTTCTTCGCCACCTGAAGCGTCGCTCCTCCCCACGCCGTAGAGAGGAGCTGACGATCAGCGGAACTTCCTCATCCCGCGCGGCCCTTGGCGGCCTGCCCCGGCGCGCTTGCCCAGCCAGTCCTTCCAGTCGGGCCAGTTGCGGCGGCGGCCGCCGCCGTCGGCCCATTCCGGCCCCGCTTCGGCGTTGAACACCGCCACGTCGACCAGGCCGCCCTGCTTGTAGTTCTGCAGCTTCACGCCCTTGCCGCGGCCCATTTCGGGCAGTTCGGCCAGGGGGAAAATCAGCGCCTTGATGTTCTCGCCGATGACGGCGACGTGGTCGCCCTGCGGCTGGCTGGGCACGCGCAGCATGGCCAGCATCTCGCCGTTCAGCACCTGCTTGCCGCCGCGCTTCTGGGCCAGAAGGTCGTTCTCGGGTGCCACGAAGCCGTAGCCCGCCTTCGACGCGATCAGCAGCTTCGCGCCCGGCTCATGCGCCACGACATTGATAATGTCGGCCTTCTCGTCCAGGTCGATCATCAAGCGCAGCGGCTCGCCATGGCCGCGCCCGGAGGCCAGCTTGTCGGCGCCGATGGTAAAGATGCGTCCATCCGAGGCGCCGACCAGCAGCTTGTCCGTCGTATAGGCCGGCACCAGGAAGCCCAGCTTGTCGCCTTCCTTGAACTTCAGTTCGGACGGATCGTCGACCTTGCCCTTGGCGGCGCGGATCCAGCCGCGATCCGACAGGATGACGGTGATCGCCTCGCGCGGGATGAAGGCTTCCGGCGCCACGAAGGCCGAGGCGTCGACCGCCTCGCCGATCACCGTGCGGCGCGGCGAGATCAGGGCCTTTCGCACGGCCTCCAGCTCCTTGCCGATGGCCTTCCACTGCTTGGCCTCGGAAGACGTCAGCGCTTGCAACGCCGCAAGTTCTTCCGACAGCTCCTTGAATTCCTTCTCGATCGTCATCTCTTCGAGACGGGCCAGCTGGCGCAGGCGGGTGTCGAGGATGAAGTCCGCCTGCACCTCGGTCAGGTTGAAGCGGGCGATCAGTTCGGCCTTGGGATGCTCTTCCTCGCGGACGATGCGGATGACCTCGTCCAGGTTCAGGAAGACGATGCGCAGGCCTTCCAGCAGGTGCAGGCGCTTCTCGACGCGGGCGATGCGCCACTGGCTGCGGCGGTTCAGCACCACGCGGCGGTGATCCAGGAAGGCCCGCAGGCAGTCCTTCAGCCCCATGACGCGCGGCGTGCCGGTGGCGTCCAGCACGTTCATGTTGATGGGGAAGCGCGTCTCCAGGTCGGAAAGCTTGAACAGGCTTTCCATAAGCACTTCAGGCTCTACCGTCCGGGACTTGGGTTCCAGGATCAGGCGGATGTCCTCGGCCGACTCGTCGCGGACGTCGCCCAGCAGCGGCGCCTTCTTGTTCTCGATGAGGTCGGCCAGCTGTTCGATCAGCTTGGACTTCTGCACCTGATAGGGGATTTCGGTGACGACGATGCGCCAGACGCCCCGGCCCAGGTCCTCGGTGTCCCAGGCGGCGCGCAGGCGCACCCCGCCCCGGCCCGTCTCATAGGCGTCCAGGATGGAGGCATGACCTTCCACCGACACGCCGCCGGTCGGGAAGTCCGGCCCCGGCACGATCTTGACCAGGTCTTCGGTCGTGGCGTCCGGCTGCTCCAGCAGCAGGTGGCAGGCGTCGATCAGTTCGCCGACGTTGTGCGGCGGGATCGAGGTGGCCATGCCGACCGCAATGCCCGACGAGCCGTTGGCCAGCAGGTTGGGGAAGCCCGCCGGCAGAACAACAGGCTCCTCGTCCTGATCGTCATAGGTGGGGCGGAAGTCGACGGCGTCCTGATCGATGCCGTCCAGCAGCAAGACGGCGGCGGGCGTCAGCTTGCACTCGGTGTAGCGCATGGCCGCCGCGCTATCGCCGTCGATGTTGCCGAAGTTCCCCTGCCCGTCCACCAGCGGATAGCGCTGGGCGAAGTCCTGGGCCAGGCGCACCAGCGCCTCATAGATGGAGGCGTCGCCGTGCGGGTGATAGCCGCCCATGACCTCGCCGACGACCTTGGCGCATTTGCGCGCCGCCGCCTGCGGGTTCAGCCGCATCTGGTGCATGGCGTACATGATGCGCCGGTGCACCGGCTTGAAGCCGTCGCGCACGTCGGGCAGGGCGCGGTTGGTGATGGTCGACAGGGCGTAGGCCAGATAGCGGCGCGACAGCGCCTCGCCCATCGGTTCTTCGACGATGCGGCCGCCGTCGGGCGTCGGGGTGTGGATGGTCATACGACTTCGAATCAATGATCGGACGAGGAAAGTCTAGCGCAGCCGAGGCCTGACGCCGGGATTGTCCGCGCCTAACTGTGCAGAAACGCGCGAAGGAGCCCCGATGAAGGCCGCGCGCGTCCCGCTGGGGCGCCCTGACCTCATGGCTGACCTGCGGCGCCTGCTGTAACCACAGGCCGTCCCGCGCGTTGTCGGAAGCGTGATCCGGTCCGCCCAGGGAGGCGATCCAGGGACGACGCCATGCTGCTGCTCCTGTTGTCCTATCTGGCCGGCGCGCTGACCATTCTCAGCCCCTGCATCCTGCCGGTCCTGCCCTTCGTCTTCGCCCGTGCGGGCCAGCCCTTCGTGAAGAGCGGCCTGCCGCTGCTGGTCGGCATGGCGCTGACCTTCGCGGGCGTCGCGACCTTGGCGGCGGTCGGGGGCGGCTGGGCGGTGCAGGCCAATCTGGTTGGGCGCTGGATCGCCCTGGCGGTCATGGCGGTGCTGGGGCTGACCCTGGTGTTCCCGGCGCTGGCGGACCGGCTGACCCGGCCGCTGGTGGCCCTGGGCTCGCGCCTGACCGAGCGCGCCAATACCGAGCAGCAAGCCGGCGGCGGCGTCTGGCCCTCCTTCCTGCTGGGGGTGGCGACGGGTCTGCTGTGGGCGCCGTGCGCGGGGCCGATCCTGGGGCTGATCCTGACCGGCGCGGCGCTGCAGGGGGCCAGCGTCGGCACGACCCTGCTTCTGCTCGCCTACGCCGCCGGGGCCGCCACTTCGCTGGCCCTGGCCCTGCTGGTCGGCGGCAAGATGTTCCAGGCCATGAAGCAGTCGCTGGGCGTCGGCGAATGGGTGCGAAGGGGCCTGGGCGTGCTGGTGCTGGTCGGCGTCGCCGCCATTACGCTCGGCCTCGACACCGGCCTGCTGACCCGGCTGTCGAGCAGCGGGACCAACCGCATCGAACAGGCCCTGATCGGCCGCCTCGGCGCCGACCGCGCCATGAACGCTCCCCCGGCGCCGCTGGACGCCCTGCCCGTCGAAGGGATCATGCCGCCCCTGACCGGCGCGACCGAGTGGATCAACAGCCCGCCGCTGACCACTGAGCAGCTGCGCGGCAAGGTGGTGCTGATCGACTTCTGGACCTACTCCTGCATCAACTGCGTGCGCGCCATCCCCTATGTCCGCGCCTGGGCCGAGAAGTATCGCGATCAGGGCCTGGTGGTGATCGGGGTCCACACGCCCGAGTTCGCCTTCGAGAAGTCGCCCGCCAACGTCCGCGACGCCGTGCGCCGCTTCGGCATCGCCTATCCCGTGGCCATGGACAACGACTACGCCGTCTGGCGCGCCTTCCGGAACCAGTACTGGCCCGCCCACTACTTCATCGACGCCCAGGGCCGCATCCGCCACCACCACTTCGGCGAAGGCGACTACGACGGCTCCGAACGCGTCATCCAGCAACTGCTCAAGGAGGCCGGCGCCCAGGGCGTCGACCGCTCCATGGTCCAGGTGACCGCCCGAGGGGCCGAAGCGGCCGCCGACATCGCCGGCATCGCCTCGCCGGAGACCTATGTCGGCTATGCCCGCGCGGAAGGTTTCCGCTCACCCAGCGGCATCAAGCCCGACGCGCGCCACGCCTACGCCCCGGCGGCGCTGCGGTTGAACCAATGGAGCCTGGCCGGCGACTGGATCGTGCGCGCCGAACACGCCGACCTACAGACGGCGGGCGGGCGACTGGCCTTCCGCTTCCAGGCGCGCGACCTGCATCTGGTGATGGGGCCCAGCCGGAGCGACCGGCCCGTGCGCTTCCGCATCCGGCTGGACGGCCAGGCGCCCGGCGCGGACGCGGGCGTCGACGTCGACGCGCAAGGTGTGGGCCGGATCGACAGCCAGCGCCTGTATCAACTGGTGCGCCAGGCGGGCGGCGCGCGCGAGCGGACCTTCGAGATCGAGTTCCTCGACCCCGGCGCCCAGGTCTTCGCCTTCACCTTCGGCTGAGGCGCTTTAGAGCCGCCCCGCCTCGCCCAGCTTGTCGATCATCCAGACGCGGGCGGGCGGCAGGGGCCTGTTCAGGGCGTGGAAGACGAACTGCTCGAGGAAATGCCCGGTCAACTCCAGCCCCGCCTTCACGTCCCCTTCGCCCAGGCCCGCCTGCGCCCCCAGCATGAAGGGCGGCAGGGCCAGCAGCTTGTCGGCATAGGGGGCGCCCGCGTCGCGGCTGACCGCGCGGCCGGTGCGCGGGCTGACCCAGACCAGATCATCCATCGAGCCGGTGGCCGCGCAGCGCGACAGGTCCAGCCCGAAGCCCAGATCCTCCAGCAGCCCGGCCTCGAACCGCACGAAGATGGCGGGCCAGACCTCGGGCATGGCGAAGGCCCGCATCAACGCCTCGAAGGCGTAGAAGGCCCCCGGATGCGGCTCGCGCTCCGGCAGGGCGCCCTGCGCCACCGCCGCGGCGGCGCTGAGGCCGGTCAGGGCCAGGGGATCGTCGAACAGGGCCGCCGGCCCTTCGCCCACCGGCTCCAGCCGCGCCGAGCCCAGCTGGTCCGAGGTCCGCGCCCGCAGGTCCGCGACCACGCGTGCGCCGGGCTGCAGAAAGGGCCGCATCTTGCGCGACGCCCCGCCCGCGACATAGGCCGCGCGCCGCCCGTGCCGCTCGGTCAGCAGGTCGACCACCGCCCCCGTGTCGCCATGCGCCCGCGCCGACAGCACGAAGGCGTCGTCCTGGACCTCCATCAGTCGGCCCGGATCACGCCGACGACGGCGCGCGCCTTGTCGTTCGGCACGGCGAAGCTGAGGACGTACTGCTCGATCTTCCAGCC
The nucleotide sequence above comes from Brevundimonas naejangsanensis. Encoded proteins:
- the recO gene encoding DNA repair protein RecO → MEVQDDAFVLSARAHGDTGAVVDLLTERHGRRAAYVAGGASRKMRPFLQPGARVVADLRARTSDQLGSARLEPVGEGPAALFDDPLALTGLSAAAAVAQGALPEREPHPGAFYAFEALMRAFAMPEVWPAIFVRFEAGLLEDLGFGLDLSRCAATGSMDDLVWVSPRTGRAVSRDAGAPYADKLLALPPFMLGAQAGLGEGDVKAGLELTGHFLEQFVFHALNRPLPPARVWMIDKLGEAGRL